One Thermococcus kodakarensis KOD1 genomic window carries:
- a CDS encoding 50S ribosomal protein L14 — translation MAKKGAGATRGISPVRPTRALPIGAYLKVADNSGAKVIQIIGVVGYKGTRRRLAAAGVGDMVVATVKKGRPDMRHQVVRAVVVRQRKEYRRLDGMRVKFEDNAAAIVTPEGVPRGTEIRGAIAREAAERWVRLGSIASIVL, via the coding sequence ATGGCCAAGAAGGGTGCTGGTGCAACCAGGGGTATTAGCCCCGTCAGGCCGACGCGCGCCCTCCCGATAGGTGCCTACCTCAAGGTTGCCGACAACAGCGGTGCCAAGGTCATTCAGATCATAGGCGTCGTTGGATACAAGGGAACCAGGAGGAGGCTCGCGGCCGCTGGCGTTGGCGACATGGTCGTCGCCACCGTTAAGAAGGGAAGGCCCGACATGAGGCACCAGGTCGTCAGGGCTGTCGTTGTCAGGCAGAGGAAGGAGTACAGGAGGCTCGACGGCATGCGCGTTAAGTTCGAGGACAACGCGGCTGCGATAGTCACTCCCGAAGGTGTCCCGAGGGGAACCGAAATCAGGGGTGCAATAGCGAGGGAAGCCGCCGAGAGGTGGGTCAGGCTCGGTAGTATAGCGAGCATAGTGCTGTGA
- the rplV gene encoding 50S ribosomal protein L22 has product MSRGRFSYSFQNFDPERMARASGRDLRISPKHSVELLREIRGMMLNDALRYLDDVIAKKRPVPMKRFNDSQGHKPGKGFGPGRYPVKVAKAVKKILLNAKNNAEQKGLDVDRLKIIHAAAHRGPVLRGYIPRAFGRATPFNEQTTHIEIVVEEIRR; this is encoded by the coding sequence ATGAGCAGGGGCAGGTTTTCCTACTCATTCCAAAATTTTGACCCCGAGAGGATGGCGAGGGCCAGCGGAAGGGACCTCAGGATTTCACCCAAGCACAGCGTCGAGCTCCTCAGGGAGATAAGGGGCATGATGCTCAACGACGCTCTCCGCTACCTCGACGACGTCATAGCCAAGAAGAGGCCGGTTCCGATGAAGCGCTTCAACGACAGCCAGGGCCACAAGCCGGGCAAGGGCTTTGGCCCAGGAAGGTACCCGGTCAAGGTCGCCAAGGCAGTCAAGAAGATACTCCTCAACGCCAAGAACAACGCCGAGCAGAAGGGCCTTGATGTTGACAGGCTCAAGATAATCCACGCCGCAGCCCACAGGGGCCCAGTCCTCAGGGGATACATCCCGAGGGCCTTCGGTAGGGCCACACCGTTCAACGAGCAGACCACACACATAGAGATAGTCGTCGAGGAGATTAGGAGGTGA
- a CDS encoding putative RNA uridine N3 methyltransferase gives MAWHVFIPDSLLEETDDPKIRTYKVGQVARACSIFGVEHIWIYRAGGRDGKFIKTVLEYAETPQYLRKRLFPLMPELKYVGVIPPLRTPHHKLKGRPRVGEIREGFAFRRGKRTYADIGLDELAVVEGNVEGRATFKIVSTRPLRVVPTKPEDYWGYRVHLTRKSLAKTLKKAGLDLVIATSRKGRDIREVEIPPLEGEVGFVFGSPRKGVMELLGEEKFEFHLILNTIPNQRTETVRTEEALLATLAIFNLIRRD, from the coding sequence ATGGCCTGGCACGTCTTCATTCCCGATTCGCTCCTCGAAGAGACCGACGACCCAAAGATCAGAACGTACAAGGTCGGACAGGTAGCCAGGGCCTGTTCAATATTCGGCGTTGAGCACATCTGGATTTACAGGGCCGGCGGCAGGGACGGAAAGTTCATCAAGACCGTCCTCGAGTACGCGGAGACCCCCCAGTACCTCAGGAAGAGGCTGTTCCCGCTGATGCCCGAGCTCAAGTACGTGGGAGTGATACCGCCGCTGAGGACGCCGCACCACAAACTCAAGGGAAGGCCAAGGGTCGGCGAAATCCGAGAGGGTTTCGCCTTCAGAAGGGGGAAAAGAACTTACGCGGACATCGGCCTCGATGAGCTGGCGGTCGTTGAAGGGAACGTTGAAGGGCGTGCAACGTTCAAAATCGTCTCGACGAGACCTCTGAGGGTCGTCCCGACAAAACCGGAGGACTACTGGGGCTACAGGGTTCACCTCACGAGGAAGTCGCTGGCGAAAACACTTAAAAAGGCCGGGCTTGATCTGGTCATCGCGACCTCGAGGAAGGGTCGCGACATAAGAGAGGTTGAGATCCCCCCGCTCGAGGGGGAGGTCGGTTTCGTGTTCGGCTCACCGAGGAAAGGCGTGATGGAGCTCCTCGGCGAGGAGAAGTTTGAGTTCCATCTGATCCTCAACACCATTCCAAATCAGCGGACTGAAACGGTCCGCACCGAGGAGGCATTGCTTGCAACCCTCGCGATATTTAATCTCATAAGGAGGGATTGA
- a CDS encoding 50S ribosomal protein L2, translating into MGKSLIQQRRGKGTTTFRAPSHRYRGAVRYVPLNLVQERTLRGVVEEILHDPGRTAPVARVKFEDGTKKLIIAPEGVLVGQEIYIGPEAPIAIGNTLPLAKIPEGTYVYDIEGVPGDGGKYVRAGGTYALVVSREKDKVIVQLPSGELKAFNPMCRATIGVVAGGGRLEKPIVKAGKAYYIAKARNRFWPKPRGVKMNAVNHPHGGKEHHIGRPSTVSRRAPPGRKVGHIAARRTGRRK; encoded by the coding sequence ATGGGAAAGAGTCTGATCCAGCAGAGGAGAGGTAAGGGAACTACCACATTTAGGGCCCCTTCACACAGGTACAGGGGTGCCGTTAGGTACGTCCCGCTCAACCTCGTCCAGGAGAGGACACTCAGGGGCGTCGTTGAGGAGATACTCCACGACCCGGGCAGAACCGCCCCGGTCGCGAGGGTTAAGTTCGAGGACGGAACCAAGAAGCTCATCATAGCCCCTGAGGGAGTCCTCGTCGGGCAGGAGATTTACATAGGCCCCGAGGCCCCGATAGCAATAGGCAACACCCTCCCGCTCGCCAAGATCCCGGAGGGTACTTACGTTTACGACATCGAGGGAGTTCCGGGCGACGGTGGAAAGTACGTTAGAGCTGGAGGAACCTACGCGCTCGTCGTCAGCAGGGAGAAGGACAAGGTCATAGTCCAGCTCCCGAGCGGTGAGCTCAAGGCCTTCAACCCGATGTGCAGGGCTACCATCGGTGTCGTTGCCGGCGGTGGAAGGCTTGAGAAGCCGATCGTCAAGGCGGGTAAGGCCTACTACATAGCCAAGGCCAGGAACAGGTTCTGGCCGAAGCCGAGGGGTGTCAAGATGAACGCCGTCAACCACCCGCACGGTGGTAAGGAGCACCACATTGGAAGGCCATCAACCGTTTCAAGGCGCGCTCCGCCCGGAAGGAAGGTCGGTCACATAGCCGCGAGAAGAACTGGTAGGAGGAAGTGA
- a CDS encoding 50S ribosomal protein L5, producing MQINREAILADWEAHPMRKPRIAKVTINIGVGESGERLTKAETMLEQLVGQKPIRRRAKQTNRDFGIRRGEPIAVKVTLRGEKAYQMLDRLLEAVDRKLKASNFDEHGNFCFGIQEHINIPGVEYDPEIGIFGMDVCVTLERPGFRVAKRKRQRRKIPTKHKLTKEEGIVFAMEELKAKVEGL from the coding sequence ATGCAGATCAACAGAGAGGCAATCCTGGCTGACTGGGAAGCTCACCCGATGAGGAAGCCGAGGATAGCCAAGGTCACGATAAACATAGGTGTTGGCGAGAGCGGTGAGAGGCTCACCAAGGCCGAGACCATGCTTGAGCAGCTCGTCGGCCAGAAGCCTATAAGGAGGAGGGCCAAGCAGACCAACAGGGACTTCGGAATCAGGAGGGGCGAGCCGATAGCGGTCAAGGTCACCCTCCGTGGAGAGAAGGCCTACCAGATGCTCGACAGGCTCCTTGAGGCCGTTGACAGAAAGCTCAAAGCGAGCAACTTCGACGAGCACGGAAACTTCTGCTTTGGAATCCAGGAGCACATCAACATACCGGGCGTCGAGTACGACCCCGAGATCGGTATCTTCGGTATGGATGTCTGCGTCACCCTCGAGAGGCCAGGGTTTAGGGTCGCCAAGAGGAAGAGGCAGAGGAGGAAGATACCGACCAAACACAAGCTGACTAAGGAAGAGGGTATAGTCTTCGCTATGGAGGAGCTCAAGGCTAAGGTGGAGGGATTGTGA
- a CDS encoding 30S ribosomal protein S14, producing MAKADYNKRKPRKFGKGARRCMRCGQYGPIIRIHGLMLCRHCFREVAPKLGFKKYE from the coding sequence ATGGCGAAGGCCGATTACAACAAGAGGAAGCCGAGGAAGTTTGGTAAGGGAGCGAGAAGGTGCATGCGCTGCGGCCAGTACGGGCCGATAATCAGGATACACGGCCTTATGCTCTGCAGGCACTGCTTCCGCGAGGTCGCCCCGAAGCTCGGCTTCAAGAAGTATGAGTGA
- a CDS encoding 30S ribosomal protein S17, which translates to MREIGLRVQPPAEVCNDPKCPWHGNLKIHGRYVEGIVVSDKGKKTVVVERQYYHYLKKYERYELRKSKVHAHNPECINAKVGDKVLIAETRPISKTKSWVVVAVLQRAERAEEV; encoded by the coding sequence ATGAGAGAGATTGGATTGAGGGTTCAGCCTCCCGCTGAGGTTTGTAACGATCCCAAGTGCCCCTGGCACGGGAACCTCAAGATACACGGTAGATACGTTGAGGGTATAGTCGTTAGCGACAAGGGCAAGAAGACGGTCGTCGTCGAGAGGCAGTACTACCACTACCTCAAGAAATACGAGAGATACGAGCTCAGGAAGAGCAAGGTTCACGCCCACAACCCGGAGTGCATCAACGCTAAAGTTGGCGACAAAGTGCTCATAGCCGAGACCAGGCCGATAAGCAAGACCAAGAGCTGGGTCGTCGTGGCCGTCCTCCAGAGGGCCGAGAGGGCTGAGGAGGTGTGA
- a CDS encoding 50S ribosomal protein L6 — protein sequence MPVDAWIREEIEIPEGVEVTVEGNTVKVKGPKGELQRELKYPGVQIFTEDGKVVIYKEFPRKKDVAIVRTFKAHINNMIKGVTEGFKYRLKVVYSHFPMTVKVQGDEVVIENFLGEKNPRRAKILPGVTVKVKGSEIEVEGIDKEAVGQTAANIEQATRITKWDRRVFQDGIYIVEKAGKPIKF from the coding sequence ATGCCGGTGGACGCTTGGATTCGTGAGGAGATTGAGATACCAGAGGGAGTCGAGGTCACCGTCGAGGGTAACACCGTCAAGGTCAAGGGGCCGAAGGGAGAGCTTCAGAGGGAGCTCAAGTACCCCGGCGTTCAAATCTTCACCGAGGACGGTAAGGTCGTCATCTACAAGGAGTTTCCAAGGAAGAAGGACGTCGCCATCGTGAGAACATTCAAGGCCCACATCAACAACATGATCAAGGGCGTTACCGAGGGCTTCAAGTACAGGCTTAAAGTGGTTTACAGCCACTTCCCGATGACCGTTAAGGTTCAGGGCGATGAGGTTGTCATCGAGAACTTCCTCGGTGAGAAGAACCCGAGGAGGGCCAAGATCCTTCCGGGTGTTACCGTCAAGGTCAAGGGAAGCGAGATCGAGGTTGAGGGCATTGACAAAGAAGCCGTCGGTCAGACAGCTGCGAACATCGAGCAGGCCACGAGGATAACCAAGTGGGACAGGCGTGTCTTCCAGGACGGTATCTACATAGTTGAGAAGGCTGGCAAGCCGATAAAGTTCTGA
- the rpl4p gene encoding 50S ribosomal protein L4: MKVKVFNLEGEPVEEIELPKVFSTPFRPDLIRRAVIASWTHRIQPQGRDPQAGKRRVTENIGKGHGMARVERIKTSPRFAAFVPFAVGGRRTHPPKVEKIIWEDINKKERRLAIMSAIAATANYDLVRARGHVVDNVVQIPLVVTDDLQKVFKTAQTREIFKKLGVWDDIERAKKNTKIRAGKGKMRGRRYKKAKGPLIVVAKNEGIVQGARNHPGVDVVTVDNLGVEYLAPGTHPGRLTIWTKGAIERLREIYG; the protein is encoded by the coding sequence ATGAAGGTCAAGGTTTTCAATCTCGAAGGCGAGCCCGTTGAGGAGATCGAGCTTCCCAAGGTGTTCAGCACCCCCTTCAGGCCGGACCTCATAAGGAGGGCTGTCATCGCTTCCTGGACTCACAGGATTCAGCCGCAGGGTAGGGACCCGCAGGCGGGTAAGAGGCGCGTCACCGAGAACATTGGAAAAGGCCACGGAATGGCAAGGGTTGAGAGGATAAAGACCTCCCCAAGGTTCGCCGCCTTCGTCCCGTTCGCCGTTGGCGGAAGGAGGACCCACCCGCCCAAGGTCGAGAAGATAATCTGGGAGGACATCAACAAGAAGGAGAGAAGGCTTGCCATAATGAGCGCCATAGCTGCAACGGCCAACTACGACCTCGTCAGGGCCAGGGGCCACGTGGTTGACAACGTCGTTCAGATCCCGCTCGTCGTTACCGACGACCTGCAGAAGGTCTTCAAGACTGCTCAGACCAGGGAGATATTCAAGAAGCTCGGTGTCTGGGACGACATCGAGAGGGCCAAGAAGAACACCAAGATCAGGGCAGGAAAGGGCAAGATGCGCGGAAGGAGGTACAAGAAGGCCAAGGGCCCGCTCATCGTCGTTGCCAAGAACGAGGGCATCGTCCAGGGAGCGAGGAACCACCCGGGCGTTGACGTTGTAACTGTTGACAACCTCGGCGTTGAGTACCTCGCACCGGGTACCCACCCGGGAAGGCTTACGATCTGGACCAAGGGTGCTATAGAGAGGCTTAGGGAGATTTACGGGTGA
- a CDS encoding 50S ribosomal protein L3 produces MGKIHRPRRGSLAYSPRKRAKSIVPRIRSWPKDSEVRMLGFAGYKAGMTHILMIDDSPGLTKGKEIFVPVTIVEVPPLFVYGIRAYKQGYLGLETATEVWFHDLHKNVARRIKTLPKNYNEEAFQAKLGQLEDLVNDGEIADVRLLVHTQPWLIGLKKKPEVMEYAIGGDDVKAKFDYAKEKIGKELRAGEVLHEGELLDVIAVTKGKGTQGPVKRWGVKVQFHKAQRAGKGRHIGNLGPWHPARVMWTVPQAGQMGFHHRTEFNKRLIAIGENGKLVLDGNEIEITPKGGFPHYGIVRSDFLMIEGTIPGSFKRIIRVRPAIRPPKKKPPVERPQITYVSRESKQ; encoded by the coding sequence ATGGGAAAAATACACAGGCCAAGGAGAGGTTCACTGGCATATTCCCCGAGGAAGAGGGCAAAGAGCATAGTGCCCAGGATTAGGAGCTGGCCAAAGGACAGTGAAGTCAGGATGCTCGGTTTCGCTGGCTACAAGGCTGGCATGACCCACATCCTCATGATCGACGACAGCCCAGGGCTCACCAAGGGTAAGGAGATATTCGTGCCGGTCACCATAGTCGAGGTTCCGCCGCTCTTCGTCTACGGCATAAGGGCCTACAAGCAGGGATACCTCGGCCTTGAAACGGCCACCGAGGTTTGGTTCCACGACCTTCACAAGAACGTGGCCAGGAGGATAAAGACCCTGCCGAAGAACTACAACGAGGAGGCCTTCCAGGCGAAGCTCGGCCAGCTTGAGGACCTCGTCAACGATGGCGAGATAGCCGACGTCAGGCTTCTCGTCCACACCCAGCCCTGGCTCATCGGCCTCAAGAAGAAGCCGGAAGTTATGGAGTACGCCATCGGTGGCGACGACGTCAAGGCCAAGTTCGACTACGCCAAGGAGAAGATCGGCAAGGAGCTCCGCGCTGGAGAGGTTCTCCACGAGGGCGAGCTCCTCGACGTCATAGCCGTCACCAAGGGCAAGGGAACCCAGGGCCCGGTCAAGAGGTGGGGCGTCAAGGTGCAGTTCCACAAGGCCCAGAGGGCTGGCAAGGGCAGGCACATCGGTAACCTCGGTCCGTGGCACCCGGCAAGGGTCATGTGGACCGTTCCGCAGGCCGGTCAGATGGGCTTCCACCACAGGACCGAGTTCAACAAGAGGCTCATCGCCATAGGTGAGAACGGCAAGCTGGTTCTCGACGGAAACGAGATCGAGATCACCCCGAAGGGCGGCTTCCCGCACTACGGCATCGTTAGGAGCGACTTCCTCATGATCGAGGGTACGATTCCGGGTTCATTCAAGAGGATAATAAGGGTCAGGCCGGCTATAAGGCCGCCGAAGAAGAAGCCGCCGGTTGAGAGGCCGCAGATAACCTACGTCAGTAGGGAGTCCAAGCAGTGA
- a CDS encoding 30S ribosomal protein S3: MAIERYFIKEGVKEMLIDEFLEKELRRAGYGGLDIKKTPLGTKVTIFAANPGYVIGRGGRRIRELTRILEKQFGLENPQIEVEEIKNPYLNAKVQAVRLAQALERGIHFRRAAYSAIRAIMRNGARGVEIRLSGKLTGERAKSVRFYQGYLAKVGNPAETLVSRGYAQAQLKLGVIGVKVSIMPPDAKLPDEIEIKEIVEEEVSANEAQ; this comes from the coding sequence TTGGCGATCGAGAGGTACTTCATCAAGGAAGGCGTTAAGGAGATGCTCATCGACGAGTTCCTCGAGAAGGAGCTTAGGAGGGCCGGCTACGGCGGCCTCGACATAAAGAAGACTCCCCTCGGAACCAAGGTCACTATCTTCGCCGCCAACCCCGGTTACGTTATCGGAAGGGGTGGCAGGAGGATAAGGGAGCTCACGAGGATCCTTGAGAAGCAGTTCGGCCTTGAGAACCCGCAGATCGAGGTCGAGGAGATCAAGAACCCCTACCTCAACGCCAAGGTTCAGGCCGTCAGGCTCGCCCAGGCCCTTGAGAGGGGCATTCACTTCAGGAGGGCTGCCTACTCTGCCATCAGGGCCATCATGAGGAACGGTGCTCGTGGCGTTGAGATAAGGCTCAGCGGAAAGCTCACCGGTGAGAGGGCCAAGAGCGTCAGGTTCTACCAGGGCTACCTCGCTAAGGTCGGAAACCCGGCCGAGACCCTCGTCAGCAGGGGCTACGCCCAGGCCCAGCTCAAGCTCGGTGTCATCGGTGTTAAGGTCTCCATCATGCCGCCCGACGCCAAGCTTCCGGATGAGATCGAGATTAAGGAGATCGTTGAGGAAGAGGTGAGCGCCAATGAAGCCCAGTGA
- a CDS encoding 30S ribosomal protein S4e — MARKGPKRHLKRLAAPTSWYIHRKAYKWAVRPSPGPHSMKTSIPLIYIVRDYLGYAKTAREARKILNEGKILVDGRVRKDYKFPVGIMDVVSIPETGEHYRVLPNRIGKLILHPISEEEAKLKPFRINNKRMVKGAKVQLNLHDGSNHLVSLAEKDAYKTSYTVIMQVPERQIVKVLPFEVGAYVFVTQGKNVARKGKIVEVRQFPMGWPDVVTIEDENGELFDTLKEYAFVIGKDKPEISLP, encoded by the coding sequence ATGGCGAGGAAGGGTCCGAAGAGGCACCTTAAGAGGCTTGCCGCTCCGACTTCCTGGTACATTCACAGGAAGGCTTACAAGTGGGCCGTCAGGCCCAGTCCGGGTCCGCACAGCATGAAGACTTCCATACCGCTGATCTACATAGTCAGGGACTACCTCGGCTACGCCAAGACCGCCAGGGAAGCCAGGAAGATCCTCAACGAGGGCAAGATCCTCGTTGATGGTAGGGTCAGGAAGGACTACAAGTTCCCCGTTGGAATCATGGACGTCGTCTCAATCCCAGAGACGGGTGAGCACTACAGGGTTCTCCCGAACAGGATAGGCAAGCTTATACTCCACCCGATAAGCGAGGAAGAGGCCAAGCTCAAGCCCTTCAGGATCAACAACAAGAGGATGGTCAAGGGCGCTAAGGTTCAGCTAAACCTCCACGACGGAAGCAACCACCTCGTCAGCCTTGCCGAGAAGGACGCCTACAAGACCTCCTACACGGTCATAATGCAGGTTCCGGAGAGGCAGATAGTCAAGGTGCTCCCGTTCGAGGTCGGTGCCTACGTCTTCGTTACCCAGGGTAAGAACGTTGCCAGAAAGGGTAAGATCGTCGAGGTCAGGCAGTTCCCGATGGGCTGGCCCGACGTCGTTACAATCGAGGACGAGAACGGCGAGCTCTTCGACACCCTGAAGGAGTACGCCTTCGTCATTGGTAAGGACAAGCCTGAGATTTCCCTTCCGTGA
- a CDS encoding 50S ribosomal protein L23: MDPYKVIIRPLVTEKAVSLIERENKLTFIVDRRATKQDIKRAVEEMFNVKVAKVNTLVTMKGEKKAYVKLKPEYDASEIAARLGLF; this comes from the coding sequence ATGGATCCGTACAAGGTCATCATAAGGCCGCTCGTTACCGAAAAGGCCGTTTCCCTCATCGAGAGGGAGAACAAGCTCACCTTCATAGTTGACAGGAGGGCCACCAAGCAGGACATCAAGAGGGCCGTGGAAGAGATGTTCAACGTCAAGGTCGCAAAGGTCAACACGCTCGTGACTATGAAGGGCGAGAAGAAGGCCTACGTTAAGCTCAAGCCTGAGTACGATGCAAGTGAGATAGCTGCCAGATTGGGATTGTTCTGA
- a CDS encoding 30S ribosomal protein S19 — translation MARKKEFRYRGYTLDELLNMSLEEFAKLLPSRQRRSLKRGLSPEQKKLLRKIRLAKKGKYNKPIRTHSRDMIVLPEMVGMTIHVYNGKEFVPVEIKEEMIGHYLGEFAMTRKVVQHGSPGVGATRSSMFVAVK, via the coding sequence ATGGCGAGAAAGAAGGAGTTTAGGTATAGGGGCTACACCCTTGATGAGCTTCTCAACATGTCACTGGAGGAATTCGCAAAGCTCCTCCCGAGCAGGCAGAGGAGGAGCCTCAAGAGGGGCCTTTCACCCGAGCAGAAGAAGCTCCTCAGGAAGATAAGGCTCGCTAAGAAGGGCAAGTACAACAAGCCGATAAGGACCCACAGCAGGGACATGATAGTCCTCCCCGAGATGGTTGGCATGACCATCCACGTCTACAACGGAAAGGAGTTCGTTCCCGTTGAGATCAAGGAGGAGATGATCGGCCACTACCTCGGCGAGTTCGCCATGACGAGGAAGGTCGTCCAGCACGGCTCACCTGGTGTCGGTGCTACAAGGTCCTCGATGTTCGTGGCGGTCAAGTGA
- the rplX gene encoding 50S ribosomal protein L24, which produces MKLDMKQPRKQRKFLYNAPLHLRGKIMSAPLSKELREKYGVRNLPIRVGDKVKVMRGDFKGVEGKVVEVDLRRYRIHVEGVTHKKTDGTEVFYPLHPSNVMIVELNLEDEKREKIIERRAA; this is translated from the coding sequence ATGAAGCTTGATATGAAGCAGCCGAGGAAGCAGAGGAAGTTCCTCTACAACGCTCCCCTTCACCTGAGGGGCAAGATAATGAGCGCCCCCCTCAGCAAGGAGCTTAGGGAGAAGTACGGAGTGAGAAACCTGCCCATTAGGGTTGGCGACAAGGTCAAGGTTATGCGCGGTGACTTCAAGGGCGTCGAGGGTAAGGTCGTGGAGGTTGACCTCAGGAGGTACAGGATTCACGTTGAGGGCGTTACCCACAAGAAGACCGACGGTACCGAGGTCTTCTACCCGCTCCACCCCTCGAACGTCATGATTGTTGAGCTCAACCTCGAAGACGAAAAGAGAGAGAAGATAATTGAGAGGAGGGCTGCTTGA
- a CDS encoding ribonuclease P protein component 1: MRRNGKERKDRTAGRPQRQGQEVAGRAWIFRGAHRGRVTRKNIIWHELIGLKAKVIRASHPELVGIEGYVLDETRNTLVLVGDRVWVVPKDVVEIEFDLGNEKIRVNGKDLVGRPEMRLKKRWRK, translated from the coding sequence ATGCGGCGGAACGGCAAAGAACGGAAGGATAGAACTGCAGGGAGACCACAGAGACAGGGTCAAGAAGTTGCTGGCAGAGCTTGGATTTTCAGAGGAGCTCATAGAGGTCGAGTGACCCGGAAAAACATAATCTGGCACGAGCTGATAGGCCTTAAAGCAAAGGTTATAAGGGCATCTCATCCAGAGCTGGTCGGCATCGAGGGCTACGTCCTTGATGAGACGAGGAACACTCTCGTCCTGGTGGGAGATAGGGTCTGGGTAGTCCCGAAGGACGTGGTCGAGATCGAGTTTGACCTTGGCAATGAGAAGATCCGTGTCAACGGAAAGGATCTGGTGGGAAGACCCGAGATGAGACTCAAAAAGAGGTGGCGGAAATGA
- a CDS encoding 30S ribosomal protein S8 produces MTLLDPLANALSHITNSERVGKKEVYIKPASKLIGEVLRVMLENGYIGEFELIDDGRAGIYRVQLIGKINKAGAIKPRFPVKARDYEKWEKRFLPAFEFGILIVSTSQGVMTHKEALEKGIGGRLIAYVY; encoded by the coding sequence ATGACTCTGCTTGACCCTCTGGCAAACGCGCTTTCACACATAACGAACAGCGAGAGAGTTGGGAAGAAGGAGGTCTACATCAAGCCCGCCTCGAAGCTCATCGGTGAGGTTCTCAGGGTTATGCTCGAGAACGGCTACATCGGCGAGTTCGAGCTTATCGACGACGGAAGGGCTGGTATATACAGGGTTCAGCTCATAGGTAAGATCAACAAGGCCGGCGCAATAAAGCCGCGCTTCCCGGTCAAGGCCAGGGACTACGAGAAGTGGGAGAAGAGGTTCCTTCCAGCCTTCGAGTTCGGTATCCTCATTGTCTCAACGTCCCAGGGTGTTATGACCCACAAGGAAGCGCTCGAAAAGGGAATCGGCGGCAGGCTGATAGCCTACGTCTACTGA
- the rpmC gene encoding 50S ribosomal protein L29 has product MKPSEIREMSIEEIDKKIRELRLELAKERGVLTMGASMENPMVIRNLRRDIARLLTIKREKLREKR; this is encoded by the coding sequence ATGAAGCCCAGTGAGATTAGGGAGATGAGCATCGAGGAGATCGACAAGAAGATAAGGGAGCTCCGCCTCGAACTGGCCAAGGAGCGTGGCGTGCTCACCATGGGGGCCTCCATGGAGAACCCCATGGTCATCCGCAACCTCAGGCGCGATATCGCGCGCCTGCTTACCATAAAGAGGGAGAAGCTTAGGGAGAAAAGGTGA
- the yciH gene encoding stress response translation initiation inhibitor YciH: MLFKEVLKEQQRIRVYVERARYGKLKTIIEGIDEKEFDLEDIAKKLKAKLACGGTAKNGRIELQGDHRDRVKKLLAELGFSEELIEVE, encoded by the coding sequence ATGCTCTTTAAGGAGGTCCTGAAGGAGCAGCAGAGGATAAGGGTCTACGTGGAGAGGGCCCGCTACGGCAAGCTCAAGACCATAATCGAGGGCATAGACGAGAAGGAGTTCGACCTTGAGGACATCGCAAAAAAGCTTAAGGCGAAGCTGGCATGCGGCGGAACGGCAAAGAACGGAAGGATAGAACTGCAGGGAGACCACAGAGACAGGGTCAAGAAGTTGCTGGCAGAGCTTGGATTTTCAGAGGAGCTCATAGAGGTCGAGTGA